One stretch of Cryptomeria japonica unplaced genomic scaffold, Sugi_1.0 HiC_scaffold_110, whole genome shotgun sequence DNA includes these proteins:
- the LOC131045176 gene encoding receptor-like protein 7: MEATVSYSKVALAIITISCGLLCLIAYPTMACPLTDRNVLLDFKADLADEDKRLSSWHGLNCCTWSGVGCNFGTGHVSLLDLNGYNLEGDIHSSLFELAELEHLDLSDNYFQGNITPHIGMLKKLSFLALSDAGDANEFYVSLESLSNLVSLEYLVLDGLNISVGKESAEAVGSLRNLQELSMSGCGLSGPIPNSLVKLTSLLHLDLSRNSLLAQIPAWFENVTAHLLSLDLSDNYNLGGDISFIGQQISPSLTRIILSRTAVEGEIPSAIGNVSSLESLHLFNTRIEGKIPLSIANLSKLFSLDLSHNNLRGSIPPSLGSLSSLSYLDLSYNQFNGAIPRTISDLVSLKHLWLDSNGLSGSISLSLLDNLTRLEYLFLSNNHLTVSSDSPWIPQFRNLQALRLSSCNLDRIPPFLVTQYGMIELDLSANRIATDIPSWIWDLTSLYYLNLSCNQLTGSLPSSLTSMTLMYLDLHNNSLEGPLPLPPDAHLLDLSGNQFNGSIPADTGAYLSNSWYLSLSRNNLSGAIPDSICTPELQVLDLSSNMLSNMIPPHLIRKCSSLNVLDLAENHLEGKMPAEWGNLKEINTLKLAGNKLRGLLPSSLSKCHTLQVLDLGNNKLQGTIPHWIGKLSQLHVLVLRSNHFHGSVPRQVIDLSNLQILDLSHNRLSGPIPSNLTNLLAMVNESQSNPNHLEKYTLDGAIYTNKIVMSWKGGDGEFVKVLFILKCIDLSNNNLSGNIPLKMGSLKGLIVLNLSRNHLSGPIPKTLGDMDQLESLDLSINRLNGKIPLELQLLTYLEFLNLSYNMLDGKVPHGGQFLTFGESSYLGNPKLSEIPFTNTTVCNNSSGYDNCTSIETIGVENSDAEMKGWAIGLGLSYSLGFSIVIGILCFNNRIRKRVFNLYDDAVLAVDRCITGNK, translated from the coding sequence ATGGAAGCTACGGTTTCATATAGCAAAGTTGCACTTGCAATCATTACAATATCATGCGGCCTCTTATGTTTGATCGCCTATCCTACAATGGCGTGCCCGCTAACCGACAGAAATGTTCTCCTGGATTTTAAGGCAGATCTTGCAGATGAGGATAAAAGGCTTAGTTCCTGGCACGGATTGAATTGCTGCACTTGGAGTGGAGTTGGCTGTAACTTCGGCACAGGCCATGTTTCTCTACTCGATTTGAATGGATACAATTTGGAGGGTGACATCCATTCATCGCTGTTTGAGCTTGCAGAGTTAGAGCACCTCGATCTCAGTGATAACTACTTTCAAGGTAACATCACTCCCCATATTGGAATGTTGAAGAAACTCAGTTTTCTTGCTTTGTCAGATGCTGGTGATGCAAATGAATTTTATGTGAGTTTGGAAAGCTTATCAAATCTAGTGAGCTTGGAATACCTCGTTCTGGATGGACTAAATATCTCTGTAGGCAAGGAGAGCGCCGAAGCTGTTGGCAGTCTACGGAACCTTCAAGAACTCAGCATGTCTGGGTGTGGGCTTAGCGGACCAATTCCCAATTCCCTTGTCAAACTCACTTCTCTCCTTCATCTCGATCTTTCAAGGAATTCTTTGTTAGCCCAAATACCTGCTTGGTTTGAAAATGTGACTGCCCACTTGCTCTCACTTGATCTTTCTGACAATTACAATCTTGGAGGAGACATTTCTTTTATTGGACAACAAATTTCACCATCACTGACTAGAATTATTCTTTCACGGACAGCTGTGGAGGGTGAAATTCCATCTGCTATAGGGAACGTTTCATCCTTGGAGAGTCTTCATCTGTTCAATACTAGAATTGAAGGTAAAATTCCTCTGTCCATCGCCAATCTCTCTAAACTTTTTTCTTTGGATCTGTCCCACAACAACTTAAGAGGATCAATCCCACCTTCGTTGGGATCACTTTCTTCCCTTTCATATCTTGACCTCAGTTACAACCAATTTAATGGAGCAATTCCTCGCACAATTTCAGATCTTGTTAGCTTAAAACACCTTTGGCTGGACTCTAATGGGTTAAGtggttccatatccctttctctctTAGATAATCTAACTAGACTTGAATATCTGTTCCTTTCCAATAATCACCTAACCGTGAGTAGTGATTCACCCTGGATCCCACAGTTTAGAAACCTCCAGGCTCTGCGATTATCTTCCTGCAATTTAGATAGAATTCCACCGTTTCTAGTAACCCAATATGGCATGATAGAGCTGGACCTATCCGCTAACAGAATTGCAACAGATATTCCGTCCTGGATTTGGGACTTAACCAGTCTTTATTATTTGAACCTTAGCTGTAACCAATTAACAGGTTCTCTGCCATCTAGTCTAACATCCATGACTCTTATGTATCTGGATTTGCACAATAACAGCTTAGAaggtcctcttcctcttcctcctgatGCTCATCTTTTGGACCTGTCGGGGAATCAGTTTAATGGTTCTATTCCTGCTGATACGGGTGCATATCTTTCAAATTCGTGGTATTTATCCTTGTCTAGGAATAATCTCAGTGGAGCCATTCCAGATTCTATTTGCACTCCAGAGTTGCAGGTTCTTGACCTGTCAAGTAATATGCTGAGCAATATGATTCCTCCCCATTTGATAAGGAAATGTTCTTCTCTCAATGTTCTAGATTTGGCGGAAAATCATCTAGAAGGTAAAATGCCAGCAGAATGGGGCAACCTGAAAGAGATTAATACATTGAAGCTCGCTGGTAATAAGTTGAGAGGACTTCTTCCGTCTTCGCTTTCAAAATGCCACACTCTGCAAGTATTGGATTTGGGAAATAACAAGTTACAAGGCACCATTCCCCATTGGATTGGGAAGCTATCACAACTGCACGTGTTGGTGTTAAGGTCTAATCATTTCCATGGCAGTGTCCCACGCCAGGTGATCGACCTTTCAAATCTTCAAATTCTGGACCTTTCACACAACCGCCTTTCAGGACCTATTCCGAGCAACCTTACAAACTTGCTTGCAATGGTCAATGAATCACAGAGTAATCCAAACCATTTGGAAAAATATACTTTAGATGGTGCAATATATACAAATAAAATTGTAATGTCGTGGAAAGGTGGGGATGGTGAGTTTGTGAAAGTTCTTTTCATTCTTAAATGTATTGATCTTTCAAATAACAATTTATCGGGGAACATTCCTCTCAAAATGGGATCCCTTAAGGGCTTGATAGTCCTTAACCTTTCAAGGAATCATCTCAGTGGCCCAATCCCAAAAACATTGGGAGACATGGATCAGCTAGAGTCTCTGGACCTCTCGATAAACAGGTTGAATGGCAAAATTCCCTTGGAACTTCAGTTGCTGACTTATTTGGAGTTCTTGAATCTATCTTACAACATGCTTGATGGAAAAGTACCCCACGGAGGGCAGTTTCTGACCTTTGGGGAGTCATCCTACTTAGGCAATCCTAAGCTAAGTGAGATTCCATTTACCAATACAACAGTCTGCAACAACTCTTCTGGATATGACAACTGCACAAGTATTGAGACAATTGGTGTAGAAAATTCAGATGCTGAAATGAAAGGGTGGGCCATCGGACTTGGATTGAGTTATAGTTTGGGATTCTCTATTGTGATTGGAATATTGTGTTTCAATAACAGGATAAGAAAGAGAGTCTTCAATTTGTATGATGATGCAGTTTTAGCTGTTGATCGGTGTATAACAGGGAATAAGTGA